In Maniola jurtina chromosome 2, ilManJurt1.1, whole genome shotgun sequence, the following proteins share a genomic window:
- the LOC123873096 gene encoding uncharacterized protein LOC123873096 gives MAGQIIVDEFLCFVQNKIDFLDELSIIQICATNYTDVEVETGKSTLYSVCTHDLRNIHRKGDDKKKKCIKDVIKLLKEVDPNSLPNFVARDLSRLPPVSFDHVDVTRLLKDMALMKTELMELKAQFITELKEIRMSCQERTENNKSIPRTSDLLERTNSTSPPKNTPLPLVNTPRPTLGHDEVALSLHTPTYRDIVHIRNSSHQTKGARMPSTNSGDVRMTANRSVARDLPPESVGISKNYIDDEFIMVENKKRKRKLTNMRGTYSDQCKIQVADPECSIYISRALKTVTEANIEEHIRDMGQKCLSVERLAQHRETSFNSFKVRIHASNLNTFLDANFWPKGLVYRRYKERQFRDVLK, from the coding sequence ATGGCGGGCCAGATCATTGTGGACGAGTTTTTATGTTTCGTAcaaaacaaaatagattttttagatGAGCTTAGTATCATACAAATCTGTGCTACTAACTATACCGATGTGGAAGTAGAAACTGGCAAAAGTACCCTATACAGTGTATGCACCCACGACTTGAGAAACATTCATCGTAAAGGTGACGACAAGAAGAAGAAATGCATCAAAGACGTAATCAAGCTGTTGAAGGAAGTGGATCCGAACAGTTTACCGAATTTTGTGGCACGGGATCTGAGTCGGCTTCCTCCGGTATCCTTTGATCACGTAGACGTCACTCGATTACTAAAGGATATGGCACTTATGAAAACCGAGCTCATGGAGCTTAAGGCGCAGTTTATTACCGAGCTCAAGGAAATCCGCATGTCATGTCAAGAGCGcacagaaaataataaaagtattcCCCGGACATCGGACTTACTGGAGAGAACAAATTCCACCTCACCACCCAAAAACACGCCGCTGCCGCTTGTGAATACACCACGCCCTACACTTGGACATGACGAAGTTGCATTAAGTTTGCATACACCGACATATCGGGATATTGTACACATTAGGAATAGCTCGCATCAAACGAAAGGCGCCCGTATGCCAAGTACCAATTCGGGTGATGTTCGCATGACTGCGAATCGCTCGGTTGCACGCGACTTACCGCCTGAATCTGTAGGTATATCGAAGAATTATATTGACGATGAGTTTATAATGGTTGAGAACAAAAAACGAAAACGAAAACTGACGAATATGAGAGGGACTTATTCAGATCAATGTAAAATACAAGTTGCTGACCCGGAATGCTCCATTTATATCTCTCGCGCCTTGAAAACTGTAACAGAGGCCAACATTGAGGAACATATCCGCGACATGGGCCAGAAGTGCCTCAGTGTTGAGCGTCTGGCACAGCATAGAGAAACTTCGTTTAACTCCTTCAAGGTTAGGATACACGCAAGTAATTTGAATACATTTTTAGATGCCAATTTTTGGCCTAAAGGTTTGGTATACCGGCGGTACAAGGAACGGCAATTTCGAGACGTTTTAAAATAA